In Pedobacter sp. WC2423, the following are encoded in one genomic region:
- a CDS encoding lanthionine synthetase C family protein, whose product MIENKLKNQVEAELSRLNQYFLETDDTENNIGLYMGMSGSCLLLSLNYLTSGNEIYYEKLGSLLNKINDFINENPNPDPSFSSGLAGWGWLIEYMSQKGILGTEADLLLSDVDIYLSSRMKAMLLKHNLDQLNGALGIGRYFMKRGKKDEVLTLLTYLEQHKIESGDEIKWRRENWRKAGTYFYDFSLAHGVTGIIQFLISCFRNNIEKERCSYLIAGGARFLIHNRQPFEEAGSFFPGIINFEDYQAGVHKNAQSRLAWCYGDLTIFYILLDAADVLEDEELRELAIAGLLKNTLRTSFEETSVIDAGFCHGASGIIHVFNKIWRKTNIENFLRSSEFWLEQTLAYSSGKPAEEGYEFLVGNFEERSLKSCSTLLEGSTGVALAYLSYLNPEISDWDESMLL is encoded by the coding sequence ATGATTGAAAATAAGTTAAAAAATCAGGTAGAAGCAGAATTATCGCGGTTAAATCAATATTTTCTGGAAACAGATGATACTGAAAATAACATAGGCTTATATATGGGAATGTCTGGCAGTTGTTTATTACTCAGCCTTAACTATTTAACCAGCGGCAATGAAATCTACTATGAAAAACTTGGTTCCTTATTAAATAAAATCAATGATTTTATTAATGAGAACCCTAATCCCGATCCTTCTTTCTCTTCTGGACTGGCTGGTTGGGGCTGGCTTATTGAATATATGTCTCAGAAAGGAATACTAGGCACTGAGGCTGATCTTTTATTATCAGACGTAGACATTTACCTCAGCTCCAGGATGAAGGCTATGCTTTTAAAGCATAATCTCGACCAGCTGAACGGCGCTTTAGGTATAGGAAGATACTTCATGAAAAGAGGTAAAAAGGACGAAGTATTAACTCTCCTGACTTATTTGGAACAGCATAAAATTGAATCAGGTGATGAAATAAAATGGCGCAGGGAGAACTGGCGGAAGGCAGGTACTTACTTCTATGATTTCAGTCTGGCACATGGAGTAACTGGTATTATTCAGTTTCTCATTTCCTGTTTCAGAAATAACATAGAAAAGGAAAGATGCAGTTACCTGATTGCCGGAGGTGCCCGGTTTTTAATCCATAACAGACAGCCTTTTGAGGAAGCAGGTTCGTTTTTTCCGGGTATTATCAATTTTGAAGACTATCAGGCAGGAGTTCACAAAAACGCTCAGAGCCGGCTGGCCTGGTGTTACGGAGATCTGACCATTTTTTACATTCTGCTTGATGCTGCCGATGTTCTTGAAGATGAAGAGCTTCGTGAGCTGGCTATAGCAGGTCTTTTAAAAAATACCTTAAGAACATCATTTGAGGAAACTTCTGTAATAGATGCAGGATTTTGTCATGGCGCTTCGGGTATTATTCACGTTTTCAATAAAATCTGGAGAAAAACGAACATAGAAAATTTTCTCAGGTCTTCCGAATTCTGGTTGGAACAAACATTGGCCTATAGCTCAGGGAAGCCTGCTGAAGAAGGATATGAATTTCTGGTAGGAAATTTTGAAGAGCGGAGTTTAAAAAGTTGTTCCACCCTATTAGAAGGGAGTACTGGTGTTGCATTGGCCTATCTCAGTTATCTAAATCCCGAAATCTCAGATTGGGACGAAAGTATGCTATTATAA
- a CDS encoding class I lanthipeptide, with the protein MKNENIKNSKLTLKKVTIVELSQEDLALVTGGVKAESQLLTTSHFSCTGSLCCATEVPTEH; encoded by the coding sequence ATGAAAAATGAAAACATTAAAAATTCAAAATTAACATTGAAAAAAGTAACCATTGTAGAATTAAGTCAGGAAGATCTTGCACTGGTTACTGGTGGGGTTAAGGCCGAATCACAGTTGCTAACTACCTCTCACTTTAGTTGTACCGGATCTCTTTGCTGTGCTACAGAAGTACCTACTGAACACTAA
- a CDS encoding class I lanthipeptide: MESNSEKSPGKKVVLKKTVISVLNEEDLALVTGGVKPEPYLWTTSFVSCTGTLCCDGTKTVVPND; the protein is encoded by the coding sequence ATGGAAAGTAATTCAGAAAAATCACCAGGTAAAAAAGTAGTGCTTAAAAAAACTGTTATTTCAGTTTTAAACGAAGAAGATCTTGCACTGGTTACAGGTGGAGTTAAGCCAGAGCCGTATTTATGGACAACATCTTTTGTGAGTTGTACCGGAACTCTTTGCTGTGATGGAACCAAAACAGTTGTACCAAACGACTAA